The genomic DNA ACTTTGATGAAAGCCAATAATTATTTGCAATAACTATTGTAGGGCAGGCATAATGCCTGCCTTTCACTGACTTTTTGGAAGAAGTCTAACATATTTTCAGACTTAATTATTAACCCCCAAAGTCGGATAAACAGCAAACTTTAGAGGTTTATGTTCTTGATTTTGAAACCTAACTGTTAACGGGTAAGTCTTATTAGCTTGAAGCTCAAACAATTCCACACTCAAATAGCCAGAATTAGGCCGATGGGCTGCTGCTAATGCTTCCCCTGCTTTGAGTTCCACACTTCCCCCAGCAGGTAATTGGCACTCAACTCTAATAGAAGCTCTACTTTGCCTCTCCACAGATTGATATTCAGCAAGAAGAGTCAACACACCCGCACCCGTCAGCCATTGCCGTTCAATTGGCGGCTGATTTAGCGGACAAGTTAAAGTTAGAGAGCCCATAATTTCTCGCGCTGCTAATAGCGACAACACCATCTGTTGTTCTGGCGTAGCCTCTTCATAGCGGGGGAGTTGTTCGACATCAGAAAAACAGCGCACAGAACCTAATAAAACTAAGCGCGTCAAATCATTAAGAGTGTCATACTGTTGGGGAAACAGAGCTTTTTCTACAGCCTGCACCATTTTGGCCCCTTCTCGCAATCCTGATAATACGATCTCCTGACAAGGTTCTAGCAATTGAGCAAAAACCTTCTCTGTTAGAGGAATTGGAAATTTCCCCCACTTGAGATTTTGCAATTGAGCACTCCACAAGTGCAAGGGGGGAACCCATTCATCGGCAGCACCGTCTGGATAATCATATTCGTAGTCTTTAGCTTGTGTTTCCCAAGGGAACAGCGGCGGATTGCGGAGGATTTCGGCTTTCAGCCGCTCTTTCAATAATGTTTGAAAACGGTCTTGCACGGTCGGTATTTCTCCCAATTTAAGTGCTTGGCTTTCTGGATAGAGAAAGTCAATCTCTTCATCATCAAGTGGGTCTGGTTCATCCCACTCTAAATATTCCACCCTATTAATATCTTCTAAATCAATCGGCAGGTTGAGGTTTTCCTCTTCCTCTGAAGAACCGCTTGCCTTTGGCTTTTCTAGCAGCCAGTTGAGAAACTGACCCTCGAAAGCGTCTTCATTCTTATTCGTTCTGTTATTCATCAGTAGATGCCCCTTCTCCGGAACCTGAACGATTGCGTATTTCCCAGGCAAGCTCTAGTAACTTAAACCATCGCTTCTGTACCTGGGCCACCGTGCTACCGAGGGTTTGCGCGATCGCAGAATCTGACATACCCTGTTGCTTTAACCTTAGCAAACTCTCTTGCTCTGAGCCAATTTGTAACAGAAAACCATCCCACTGCTGCGGTGTTAACCCCAAATTCTTCTCTAGGTCAGATTCTAACCATTGGTGGACTAACTCCCACCTATGGGAGAGAGCAAATCTGAGCAAGTGATATTTAAACCTTTGCTGTAAATAGTCTCTCTGACGCGGAGTTAAACCTAAGATTGCCTCAATTTCATTAGTGGGCAAATCTTGCAAGCGCAGGGCGAAGTAGTCAGCGCAGTCTTTTTGGTTGCGCTCTTCCAAATAGGTCATCAATTCCTCAATTACAGCCTGTCGTAGGGAGTCTGACTCATCAGTTGAGTTGCCGCCTACCATCGCCTCCCGCACCCGCGTTACTGTTGCGTCGTTCCACGTAGAATCGGATTCTTGAGCCGCACCGTCAGCGGCCTGCTCCATATCTACGGAGGTTTCGTGGGGTTGTTGTTGGGAAAAGGTTTGCGATCGCAGTACGATCAGTTGTTGGCTCCTACCGCGCGATAAAGGAATCCGTCGCTTGCCAAACCTTTCCGCGAAAGCCATATACTCTGCCAACTCTAACCTAGTTCGAGGGCTATAGGTCGCTGGCAGTTGGGCCTCTCGCCGGAAAGCGTTCAAAGCTTCCAGGTAAAATCCCTGCAAAAAGTCTTTAATTAACTCCAGCCGCGCTTGATAGCTCGACTGCACCTGTGGAGGAGTAATGTAGCGGTAGACGATCGCACTTAAGGTACTGTGCAATTCTACCCGCCCAGGGCCAGAACCTAACTGATAATACTGGAGACACTGCTGTAAGCGGTGCTGAGCGAGAGTTATTGCCCAATGCTCCACCTCGCCGGAAGCTTGAATTCGCTTGCTTTCCGTGCAAATTCGAGTAACTTCTGCTGTTAAACGCTCTGCTACTTCCCGGCAATTCTGCTCAGAAGCACGAGTGGACTTTTGGAGTTCGTCCAACAGCAGTTGAAAGATTTTTTCCACGCTCTGGCAGATTTCCCGCATGATTGTTGATAGCTAATATTGACCCTAGCACATCCGTGCTATTTTAGATTTTGGAATTTAGATTAGAGGATAATGGTAGGTATTGCAGATTTTGATACGAACTCGCACTGCTCTGTAAGCCCTCTGTAAGCCCAATTCCCAATCCCAAATCTAAAATCGACTGATGGATTTAGACCAACAAATTCAAACACTGATTAACGAAGCCAGCCCTGATGGTACTACACCTCAGATTGTAGAAGCGATCGCGCCCGCTCTGAAATTGCTAGCTCAAGAGTTGCGCCATCTCCAATATTATATTCTGCAAACCCTTGATGGCAGTTGGGCCGTGACCACTTTAAGCAATCGTACCCAACCTACTTTGGAGAAACGGGTAATTTACGCTTTCCCTACTTCCAAGGATGCTTTAGCTTCCTCAACACCCTTAGATCCTCGGATTCGGGCAGTATCTATGCCCGTAACCCATATTTTATTTCAGATGCTAGCTTTAGAGACTATTGACAGCATTGTATTCTTTGAAACTTCGGGTCATCTGGAAGCCGGAAGTGAGGTAACGCGATCGCAAGTACAAAATTTAATTGGTGCATACTTACAACAATATCACCATCAGCAGTCAGCCCCTAAATCTAAGTTTAGCAATCTTCCTCCTGATATTGCTTGAATTGCTGACAGTTAACTGTTAACTGTTAACAGTTAACAGTTAACTGGTAAGTTGTGATATAATCTATCAATGAATTTTGAGTAAAATTAATAAACTATGACAATTTTACCTCAAATTGAAGAACTCGAAGACATTAAATACCCCAGTAGCGATGGCAAGCCGATGGCGGAAAGTGACATCACGCGATTTTATCTTACTTATAGCGTAGAAGCTCTAGAGATTTACTTCCAAAATCAGCCGGATGTCTATGTGTCGGGAAATTCGTTTATCTATTACGAACAAGGAAAGCCAGCCTCAGTTATCGCCCCTGATGTTTACGTAGTTTTGGGAGTAAGAAAACGCCAAAGACTATCTTATAAATTTTGGAAGGAAGGGGGAATTCCCCCAGCTTTTGTCTTGGAGATTACGTCATCCACTACCCAGGAAGAAGACCAAGAAATCAAACCGGAAATCTATCGTACTTTGGGAGTAAGGGAGTATTTTCAGTACGATCCTTCGGGAGATTATCTCAATCCGATCTTACAAGGCGTGCGTTTAGTAAATGGGCAATATGAACCAATACCAGCCAATATTAATTCTTTTGACAATTTGTGGCTTGTGAGTGAAGTATTGGGACTAGAGTTGCGGGTAATTTCTGGAGAATTGCGCTTTCGGAACCCGGAAACGGGAGAGTTTCTGCGGACTCATAGAGAGTTAGATCGATATCTAATACAAACTCAATCGGCTTTGCAAGAATCCGAGCAGGCGCGGGTGAAAGCGGAACAATCCTTAAGAAACATTGTACGCCAATTGTTAAATTCTGGATTGAATCTTGAACAAGTAGCACAGATGATTGAACGACCCTTAGATGAGGTCAGAATATTAGTTGGAGATTGAAATGGTCGATCGATCGCTCAGTTAACAGTTAACCGTTAACCGTTAACAATTACTCAAATTTAAGCTTGAGAAGCTTTCAAACGGGCAATGCTATCGGGAAAAATATCGATCGCCATTTTCTCATCTTCCCGCGCACTAAGCGATCGCCTGACTTCACCCAAATATAGCGGTACTGAAACCCCGGATTTTGGATGCAATATGGTGCGAACCCGGACGATCATCTGGTCTTTTCCCCGTCCTCCACGACCAAAAGAATATAAATCCCCCGCCGCTTGTCGCATAGTAGCTTCTAACTCAGATTCTCCTATGTTTGGTGAGACAGCAATCACTGTTTCTGCTCCCCCAGTATCGTAAACTAAAGTGTAGCGAACTGCCCCAGGAATTTCCGCGCGGGTATAGAGGGCTAAACTGAGGGCAAATATACCAATAGTAAGAAGGCCCATAAAGCTTGTAACGCCTACTAAGCGAAATCTAAAACCCCATTTCAAAATAAAAGCTAGGACTGTAATAACAGCAATAACTGCTGTAAGAATACCCATCCACTGGGTGTAAGTTAGAAGATCGGAATTTGGTGTCATTTTGTAATTAGGTAATGGGTAATTGCTAATTGCTAATTGCTAATTGCTATTGCTATTTTCTGCCAGTCAGTAGATAAGTTGTCATATCTCCTTTTCCTTTAACCGGGATCGTACCGCGCTCCTCAAATATATACTTATCGCACAATCGTTCATAAGTAGCAACCGTCACTTGAATTGCACCGGGGAGACCGTGAGATTCCATGCGGTTTGCAGTATTTACAGTATCACCCCACAGATCGTATGTGAACTTTTTAGTGCCAATTACTCCTGCTTCCACTGGCCCGGTGTTAATGCCGATGCGGATGCTGAGGGGTTGGCCGGCTTGAGCGGGCATTTGGGCAATTTTTGCCTGCATATCCAGGGCCATTTCTGCGATCGCTTCGGCATGATCCGCTTGAGGCGTTGGTAAACCCCCCACTACCATATAAGCGTCACCAATAGTTTTAATTTTTTCTAAGCCGTAGAACTCGGCTAACTGGTCAAAAGCCGAAAAAATTTGATTGAGCAACTCTACTAATTCCGCAGGCGACAGATGAGCTGAAAGCTTTGTAAAACCGACTAAATCGGCAAACATCACGGTTACGTCAGCGAAACTGTCAGCAATCGTGCTTTCTCCGCGTTTCAAGCGCTCGGCGATCGCGTAAGGCAAAATATTCAGTAGCAACCGCTCGGATTTTCCCTGTTCGTCAGCCAACTTCTGCAAATAGGCCTGTTCCTGATCTCGGAGTCGCTTCTTCTCCAAACAAGCACTGATCCGAGCTTTCAGCAACACGGGATTAAACGGCTTAGAAAGATAATCCTCCGCCCCTAACTCAATGCAGCGCACGATGCTGTCGATATCGTCTACCGCCGAAATCATAATTACGGGGATGTAGCGCAACTTATCATCCGCCTTCAAATGTTCGAGCACTTGATAGCCGTTCATTTGGGGCATCATAATATCGAGAAGCACCAAATCAAAAGGATGCGATCGCATCATCTCCAGAGCGAGGATGCCATCTTCCGCTACTTGGACTTTATGACCCTGCCGCTGGAGGCGGCGAGCAAGTAAGTCGCGGTTAACTTCATTGTCATCAACAACCAGCACATTACCCTCTTCAGGTTTCATCTCTCTTCCTCCCTGGAGAGTTCCGCTTTGTAATCAGCTTAGCGGTGAGAGGAAATCGAGGGCAGGGCTGATGCAGCATAGCTATAATCATCCTTTTTTTTGAAAAGCCTTATAGTATTTATACGATAAAAGAACTTTTTATAGGTCGCCTCAACTGTGGATGCTTTCTCATACCAAGCCTCTTACCGTTATAATCTATCATGACTTACCTAGTGTCGTCGCGCGCGGACTCGGACTGGCTGTCTCGAAACTCTTGTCAGTTAGTTCTCCTCTAAGTCTCGTGTATTTGGGCGATCGCATTTAATTGGGTGCAAAAATTTCTCTTAATAAGGTTCGCTTCGCTTAATCCCTGTGGGCTGAGTTTGGAAAAGTTGTTAACTATTGATTCTATGCAAGCATTGGCTCGATTTTTGAACCCAGAGCCTAAAATC from Kamptonema formosum PCC 6407 includes the following:
- the hetZ gene encoding heterocyst differentiation protein HetZ; the protein is MREICQSVEKIFQLLLDELQKSTRASEQNCREVAERLTAEVTRICTESKRIQASGEVEHWAITLAQHRLQQCLQYYQLGSGPGRVELHSTLSAIVYRYITPPQVQSSYQARLELIKDFLQGFYLEALNAFRREAQLPATYSPRTRLELAEYMAFAERFGKRRIPLSRGRSQQLIVLRSQTFSQQQPHETSVDMEQAADGAAQESDSTWNDATVTRVREAMVGGNSTDESDSLRQAVIEELMTYLEERNQKDCADYFALRLQDLPTNEIEAILGLTPRQRDYLQQRFKYHLLRFALSHRWELVHQWLESDLEKNLGLTPQQWDGFLLQIGSEQESLLRLKQQGMSDSAIAQTLGSTVAQVQKRWFKLLELAWEIRNRSGSGEGASTDE
- a CDS encoding Uma2 family endonuclease; protein product: MTILPQIEELEDIKYPSSDGKPMAESDITRFYLTYSVEALEIYFQNQPDVYVSGNSFIYYEQGKPASVIAPDVYVVLGVRKRQRLSYKFWKEGGIPPAFVLEITSSTTQEEDQEIKPEIYRTLGVREYFQYDPSGDYLNPILQGVRLVNGQYEPIPANINSFDNLWLVSEVLGLELRVISGELRFRNPETGEFLRTHRELDRYLIQTQSALQESEQARVKAEQSLRNIVRQLLNSGLNLEQVAQMIERPLDEVRILVGD
- a CDS encoding Ycf51 family protein; translated protein: MTPNSDLLTYTQWMGILTAVIAVITVLAFILKWGFRFRLVGVTSFMGLLTIGIFALSLALYTRAEIPGAVRYTLVYDTGGAETVIAVSPNIGESELEATMRQAAGDLYSFGRGGRGKDQMIVRVRTILHPKSGVSVPLYLGEVRRSLSAREDEKMAIDIFPDSIARLKASQA
- a CDS encoding adenylate/guanylate cyclase domain-containing protein → MKPEEGNVLVVDDNEVNRDLLARRLQRQGHKVQVAEDGILALEMMRSHPFDLVLLDIMMPQMNGYQVLEHLKADDKLRYIPVIMISAVDDIDSIVRCIELGAEDYLSKPFNPVLLKARISACLEKKRLRDQEQAYLQKLADEQGKSERLLLNILPYAIAERLKRGESTIADSFADVTVMFADLVGFTKLSAHLSPAELVELLNQIFSAFDQLAEFYGLEKIKTIGDAYMVVGGLPTPQADHAEAIAEMALDMQAKIAQMPAQAGQPLSIRIGINTGPVEAGVIGTKKFTYDLWGDTVNTANRMESHGLPGAIQVTVATYERLCDKYIFEERGTIPVKGKGDMTTYLLTGRK